One part of the Lapillicoccus jejuensis genome encodes these proteins:
- a CDS encoding NAD-dependent epimerase/dehydratase family protein, producing MARVVVTGGAGFVGAAVLDALAERGDDVVVVDSLRPDVHRDGGTAARGRLDGRRIPVRHIDVRDRDRLVPVVRGSDAVVHLAAKVGLGVDLSDIDDYVSSNDLGTAVVLRAAADAGVRAVVQAGSMVVYGEGRYTCPRHGVVPPGPRRPGDLEAGRFEPPCPRCGDPLEPGLVDEDAPLDPRNTYAATKVAQEHLAAVWARETGGRAVSLRLHNVYGPGMPRDTPYAGVAAIFLSALARGEAPRVHEDGRQRRDFVHVADVGRAFARAVGRALEPDAATTLAPHTALNVGSGVVGTVGGLARTLAEAVGGPEPVVTGAFRLGDVRHVTASSERAATTLGWRAGIPLAEGVRDLVAEASAREG from the coding sequence ATGGCGCGGGTCGTGGTGACGGGTGGGGCCGGCTTCGTCGGGGCGGCCGTCCTCGACGCGCTGGCGGAGCGCGGGGACGACGTCGTGGTGGTGGACTCGCTGCGTCCGGACGTCCACCGCGACGGCGGCACCGCCGCGCGAGGGCGCCTGGACGGACGGCGGATCCCGGTGCGGCACATCGACGTCCGCGACCGGGACCGGCTGGTCCCGGTCGTGCGGGGGTCCGACGCCGTCGTCCACCTCGCGGCCAAGGTGGGCCTCGGGGTGGACCTGTCCGACATCGACGACTACGTGTCCAGCAACGACCTCGGGACGGCGGTCGTGCTCCGGGCCGCCGCCGACGCGGGGGTCCGTGCCGTCGTCCAGGCCGGCTCGATGGTGGTCTACGGGGAAGGCCGCTACACCTGCCCCCGGCACGGCGTCGTCCCGCCCGGGCCGCGCCGCCCCGGGGACCTCGAGGCGGGACGGTTCGAGCCGCCGTGCCCGCGGTGCGGCGACCCCCTCGAGCCCGGCCTCGTCGACGAGGACGCCCCCCTGGACCCGCGCAACACCTACGCCGCGACCAAGGTCGCGCAGGAGCACCTCGCCGCGGTGTGGGCCCGCGAGACGGGCGGCCGGGCGGTGTCCCTGCGGCTGCACAACGTCTACGGGCCGGGGATGCCCCGCGACACCCCGTACGCCGGCGTGGCCGCCATCTTCCTCTCGGCGCTCGCCCGCGGTGAGGCCCCCCGGGTGCACGAGGACGGCCGGCAGCGCCGCGACTTCGTCCACGTCGCCGACGTCGGACGGGCCTTCGCCCGGGCCGTGGGGCGCGCCCTCGAGCCGGACGCCGCGACCACCCTGGCCCCGCACACCGCGCTCAACGTCGGTTCCGGCGTGGTCGGCACGGTCGGCGGGCTGGCCCGCACCCTCGCCGAGGCGGTCGGCGGCCCGGAGCCGGTCGTCACCGGCGCGTTCCGGCTCGGCGACGTCCGGCACGTCACCGCCTCCAGCGAGCGGGCGGCCACGACCCTCGGCTGGCGGGCCGGGATCCCGCTGGCCGAGGGGGTCCGCGACCTCGTCGCCGAGGCGTCGGCACGGGAGGGCTGA
- a CDS encoding glycosyltransferase family 2 protein, with translation MPTSRPVPDAGVTDPASTVDVVLPCLDEADALPWVLGRMPAFARPVVVDNGSRDGSAEVAQALGALVVTAPVRGYGAACHAGLEAATADLVAVMDADASLDPGELERLLTAHRAGADLVVGRRRAVPRSWPWHLRLANRVLASRLRRRTGLRLDDVGPMRLAGRRALLDLGVVDRRSGYPLETVVRAADAGWRVAQVDVTYRPRVGRSKVTGTPLGAARAVRDMSRVLDA, from the coding sequence ATGCCCACGAGCCGACCCGTCCCCGACGCGGGGGTGACCGACCCCGCGAGCACCGTCGACGTCGTGCTGCCCTGCCTCGACGAGGCCGACGCGCTGCCCTGGGTCCTGGGCCGGATGCCCGCCTTCGCCCGGCCCGTCGTCGTCGACAACGGCTCGCGCGACGGGTCCGCGGAGGTGGCGCAGGCCCTCGGGGCGCTCGTCGTCACGGCCCCCGTGCGGGGGTACGGCGCCGCGTGCCACGCCGGGCTCGAGGCGGCCACCGCCGACCTGGTCGCCGTCATGGACGCCGACGCCAGCCTCGACCCCGGCGAGCTGGAGCGGCTGCTCACGGCCCACCGGGCGGGCGCGGACCTCGTGGTGGGACGGCGACGCGCCGTACCGCGGTCGTGGCCGTGGCACCTGCGCCTGGCCAACCGCGTCCTCGCCTCGCGGCTGCGCCGGCGGACCGGGTTGCGGCTCGACGACGTCGGGCCGATGCGGCTGGCCGGACGCCGGGCCCTGCTCGACCTGGGGGTGGTCGACCGCCGCTCGGGCTACCCGCTCGAGACGGTGGTGCGGGCCGCCGACGCGGGCTGGCGCGTCGCGCAGGTCGACGTGACCTACCGGCCGCGGGTCGGGCGCTCGAAGGTCACCGGCACCCCGCTCGGTGCCGCCCGGGCCGTGCGGGACATGAGCCGGGTGCTGGACGCGTGA
- a CDS encoding response regulator transcription factor, with protein MVARVLVVEDDPTVSGVLVAYLRRAGFDPVVAADGPTALQQWGRVRPDVVVLDVLLPGLSGLEVLRRRRDADDDSAVIVLSALGEEDDRLLGLDLGADDYVTKPYSPREVVGRVQALLRRSERLGERTGARPLLPRRLVSDGLWLDLAARTAGTGDGPVTLTQREFDLLAHFMGHPGEAFSKEQLLRRVWGWDFGDASTVTVHVRRLREKVEDDPSDPRRVVTVRGTGYRFDGQVAVDG; from the coding sequence GTGGTGGCCCGTGTGCTCGTCGTCGAGGACGACCCGACCGTGTCCGGCGTCCTCGTCGCGTACCTGCGCCGCGCCGGCTTCGACCCCGTCGTCGCGGCCGACGGCCCGACCGCGCTGCAGCAGTGGGGCCGCGTGCGCCCCGACGTCGTCGTCCTCGACGTCCTGCTGCCCGGGCTGTCCGGCCTGGAGGTGCTGCGGCGTCGTCGCGACGCCGACGACGACAGCGCGGTCATCGTCCTCAGCGCCCTCGGGGAGGAGGACGACCGGCTCCTCGGCCTCGACCTCGGAGCCGACGACTACGTCACCAAGCCCTACAGCCCGCGCGAGGTCGTCGGCCGGGTGCAGGCGCTGCTGCGCCGGAGCGAGCGGCTGGGGGAGCGGACGGGTGCCCGGCCCCTGCTGCCGCGCCGCCTCGTCAGCGACGGCCTGTGGCTGGACCTCGCCGCGCGGACCGCCGGGACCGGCGACGGCCCGGTCACCCTGACCCAGCGCGAGTTCGACCTGCTGGCCCACTTCATGGGCCACCCCGGCGAGGCGTTCTCCAAGGAGCAGCTGCTGCGCCGGGTGTGGGGCTGGGACTTCGGGGACGCCTCGACCGTCACGGTGCACGTGCGGCGGCTGCGCGAGAAGGTCGAGGACGACCCGTCGGACCCGCGGCGCGTCGTCACCGTGCGCGGCACCGGGTACCGGTTCGACGGGCAGGTCGCGGTCGATGGGTGA
- a CDS encoding MurR/RpiR family transcriptional regulator: MTALATLLRDGLEQATPAERKVGRVLLAQFPASALQTAAAVAAQAGVSAPTVMRLVTRLGFASYPAFQRQVREELAAGSPAALYGTSDVPAAVAGEPRLLTERTAEVQREALAATFAALPASDLETAIAWLADDRRRVVLHGGRFSGCVAEYFALHLTQLRDDVDVLPSDPVRRAATLAGLTRRDVLVLFDYRRYEPASARFAEVARAHDAGVVLFTDPWLSPVTAHADVVLPTRVDSVSPYDSLVPLCGLVEAVVTGVLGRLGDAGRRRLQRLEDETQRWNLYGEE, translated from the coding sequence GTGACCGCCCTCGCCACGCTGCTGCGCGACGGTCTCGAGCAGGCGACACCGGCCGAGCGCAAGGTCGGTCGCGTCCTGCTGGCGCAGTTCCCGGCGAGCGCCCTCCAGACGGCCGCCGCCGTCGCGGCGCAGGCGGGCGTCAGCGCGCCGACGGTGATGCGGCTGGTCACCCGGCTCGGCTTCGCTAGTTACCCGGCCTTCCAACGGCAGGTGCGCGAGGAGCTGGCCGCCGGATCCCCGGCCGCCCTGTACGGCACGAGCGACGTCCCCGCGGCCGTGGCCGGCGAGCCTCGCCTGCTCACCGAGCGGACCGCCGAGGTGCAGCGCGAGGCCCTGGCCGCGACCTTCGCGGCCCTGCCGGCCAGCGACCTGGAGACCGCCATCGCGTGGCTGGCCGACGACCGCCGCCGGGTGGTGCTGCACGGCGGCCGATTCAGCGGCTGCGTCGCCGAGTATTTCGCCCTGCACCTGACCCAGCTGCGTGACGACGTCGACGTCCTGCCGTCCGACCCCGTACGGCGCGCCGCGACGCTCGCCGGCCTGACCCGGCGCGACGTGCTCGTCCTGTTCGACTACCGCCGCTACGAGCCGGCGTCGGCCCGGTTCGCCGAGGTGGCCCGCGCCCACGACGCGGGCGTGGTGCTCTTCACCGACCCGTGGCTCTCGCCGGTCACGGCCCACGCCGACGTCGTCCTGCCCACCCGGGTGGACTCGGTGTCGCCGTACGACAGCCTGGTGCCGCTCTGCGGCCTCGTCGAGGCGGTCGTGACCGGCGTGCTCGGCCGGCTGGGGGACGCCGGACGCCGCCGCCTGCAGCGCCTCGAGGACGAGACGCAGCGCTGGAACCTCTACGGGGAGGAGTAG
- a CDS encoding cation diffusion facilitator family transporter: MSHEGAPAGHGHGGGGGHDHGVSRDADRRYLSLALALLVTYLVLEVVVAVLSGSLALLSDAAHMLTDAAAIALALVALTLAGRPAQGRWTFGLQRSEILSGLLNGVTLLVLGAVLAVEAVRRLLDPPPVAGGPVLAVALAGVVVNLVAAWLIAKANRTSLNVEGAYRHIVTDLYGFIGTAVAAVVILLTGWTRADAIASLVVVALMLHAGWALVRQAGEILLEAAPVGTDLDGIRAHLLELDHVVDVHDLHVWTVTSSLPALSAHVVVEDGCYRDGHAPQLLDRALECLAGHFDVEHSTLQLEPAEHLAHEVLGRH; encoded by the coding sequence ATGAGCCACGAGGGCGCGCCCGCCGGGCACGGCCACGGCGGTGGGGGAGGCCACGACCACGGCGTGAGCCGCGACGCCGACCGGCGCTACCTCTCGCTCGCGCTGGCGCTGCTGGTGACCTACCTCGTCCTCGAGGTCGTCGTCGCCGTGCTGTCCGGGTCGCTCGCGCTGCTCTCCGACGCGGCGCACATGCTCACGGACGCCGCCGCCATCGCCCTGGCCCTCGTCGCGCTGACCCTCGCGGGCCGCCCGGCGCAGGGGCGGTGGACCTTCGGGCTGCAGCGCAGCGAGATCCTCTCCGGCCTGCTCAACGGCGTGACCCTGCTCGTGCTCGGGGCGGTGCTGGCCGTCGAGGCCGTCCGCCGCCTGCTCGACCCGCCGCCCGTCGCCGGCGGACCCGTGCTGGCCGTCGCGCTCGCCGGGGTCGTCGTCAACCTCGTCGCCGCCTGGCTCATCGCCAAGGCGAACCGGACCTCGCTCAACGTCGAGGGCGCCTACCGGCACATCGTCACCGACCTCTACGGGTTCATCGGGACCGCCGTCGCCGCCGTCGTCATCCTGCTCACCGGGTGGACCCGCGCCGACGCGATCGCCTCGCTCGTCGTTGTGGCCCTCATGCTGCACGCGGGGTGGGCGCTCGTGCGCCAGGCCGGGGAGATCCTCCTCGAGGCCGCGCCGGTGGGCACCGACCTCGACGGGATCCGGGCCCACCTGCTCGAGCTGGACCACGTCGTCGACGTCCACGACCTGCACGTGTGGACCGTCACCAGCTCGCTGCCGGCGCTGTCCGCGCACGTCGTCGTCGAGGACGGCTGCTACCGCGACGGCCACGCCCCGCAGCTGCTCGACCGGGCGCTCGAGTGCCTCGCGGGGCACTTCGACGTCGAGCACTCCACCCTGCAGCTCGAGCCGGCCGAGCACCTGGCGCACGAGGTGCTCGGCCGGCACTGA
- a CDS encoding amino acid ABC transporter permease, whose protein sequence is MTAPAPTAVLTEDVPEEVVPLRHPWRWVAAAVVTAVVVGVCWSLATNPQLRWDVVGRYLFTTLVLEGLWTTIWLTVVAMVMGVVGGTLVAVMRLSDNVVLSGLASGFVWLFRGTPLLVQIIFWGYLGALYPRLELGIPFTDVTLVSATTSSVVTGSVAAVLALGLNEMAYAAEIVRAGILGVDRGQTEAAHSLGMSPATTMRRVVLPQAMRVVVPPFGNETITMLKSTALVSVISGHDLLTNLQDVYSQNFEVIPLLVVASTWYLTLTSLLSVPQRWLEQRFSRGTSPSVATPGAVARLLGRLPRPAVPAEVRR, encoded by the coding sequence ATGACCGCACCCGCACCCACCGCCGTCCTCACCGAGGACGTGCCCGAGGAGGTCGTCCCGCTGCGCCATCCGTGGCGCTGGGTCGCGGCCGCCGTCGTCACCGCGGTCGTCGTCGGCGTCTGCTGGTCCCTCGCCACGAACCCCCAGCTGCGCTGGGACGTCGTCGGCCGCTACCTGTTCACCACCCTCGTCCTCGAGGGGCTGTGGACGACGATCTGGCTCACCGTCGTCGCCATGGTCATGGGCGTCGTCGGCGGCACGCTGGTCGCCGTCATGAGGCTGTCGGACAACGTCGTCCTGTCGGGGCTCGCCTCCGGCTTCGTCTGGTTGTTCCGCGGCACGCCCCTCCTCGTGCAGATCATCTTCTGGGGCTACCTCGGCGCGCTCTACCCGCGGCTCGAGCTCGGGATCCCCTTCACCGACGTCACCCTCGTCAGCGCGACCACGAGCTCGGTCGTCACCGGGTCGGTCGCCGCGGTGCTCGCGCTGGGGCTCAACGAGATGGCCTACGCGGCCGAGATCGTGCGCGCCGGCATCCTCGGTGTCGACCGCGGCCAGACCGAGGCCGCCCACAGCCTGGGGATGTCCCCGGCCACGACCATGCGCCGCGTCGTGCTGCCGCAGGCGATGCGCGTCGTGGTGCCGCCGTTCGGCAACGAGACGATCACCATGCTCAAGAGCACCGCGCTCGTCTCGGTCATCTCCGGGCACGACCTGCTGACCAACCTCCAGGACGTCTACTCGCAGAACTTCGAGGTGATCCCGCTCCTGGTCGTCGCGAGCACCTGGTACCTCACGCTGACGTCCCTGCTCTCGGTGCCGCAGCGCTGGCTCGAGCAGCGCTTCTCGCGCGGGACCTCCCCGTCGGTGGCGACCCCCGGCGCCGTCGCCCGCCTCCTCGGGCGCCTCCCGCGACCGGCCGTCCCGGCGGAGGTGCGGCGATGA
- a CDS encoding sensor histidine kinase, whose translation MGDLVTIGASTAVACALVAGLGGLALRVVRARSLVLSVVVAALTPLAAVSAAVVVNVRLMFLSAHDSTAVQLALGLAVVIAVGLAVVLGRRVATSSRELASQVRGLGDGAPPGAAGLRTGPSGAPAELAALAAELATTRGRLEEAQRRARALDESRRELVAFMSHDLRTPMAGLRALAEGLEDGVVERATGLRQIRQTVERMNGLVTDLFEVSRLQAGSGGRPRPRRLVSLVELCLDVVGELAAHAERRQVGLRLRSAGDDDRLAVLGDAEELTRALTNLVGNAVRHTGAGGEVVVEAVRRPDGRVAVAVTDGCGGIADEDLARVFDLGWRADPGRSPGDAGAGLGLAIARGVAEAHEGSLDVVNVDGGCRFALVLPTRTS comes from the coding sequence ATGGGTGACCTCGTCACGATCGGCGCGTCCACCGCCGTCGCCTGCGCCCTCGTGGCCGGCCTCGGCGGCCTCGCGCTGCGGGTGGTCCGGGCGCGCTCGCTCGTGCTGTCCGTCGTCGTCGCCGCCCTGACGCCCTTGGCCGCCGTGTCCGCCGCGGTCGTCGTCAACGTCCGGCTCATGTTCCTCTCGGCGCACGACTCGACCGCGGTGCAGCTGGCCCTCGGGCTCGCCGTCGTCATCGCCGTCGGGTTGGCCGTCGTCCTCGGTCGACGGGTCGCGACGAGCAGCCGGGAGCTGGCCAGTCAGGTGCGTGGGCTGGGGGACGGGGCGCCCCCGGGCGCGGCGGGGCTCCGTACGGGCCCCTCGGGGGCACCGGCCGAGCTGGCCGCGCTCGCCGCCGAGCTCGCCACCACGCGGGGGCGGCTGGAGGAGGCGCAGCGCCGGGCCCGTGCGCTCGACGAGAGCCGGCGGGAGCTCGTCGCGTTCATGTCGCACGACCTGCGGACCCCGATGGCCGGGCTGCGGGCGCTGGCCGAGGGCCTCGAGGACGGGGTGGTCGAGCGCGCGACGGGCCTGCGGCAGATCCGTCAGACCGTCGAGCGGATGAACGGGCTGGTCACCGACCTGTTCGAGGTGTCGCGGCTGCAGGCCGGGAGCGGGGGCCGGCCGCGCCCCCGGCGGCTGGTCAGCCTCGTCGAGCTGTGCCTGGACGTCGTCGGCGAGCTCGCCGCGCACGCCGAGCGTCGGCAGGTGGGTCTGCGGCTGAGGTCGGCGGGCGACGACGACCGGCTCGCCGTCCTCGGCGACGCGGAGGAGCTCACCCGGGCCCTGACCAACCTCGTCGGCAACGCCGTCCGGCACACCGGTGCCGGGGGCGAGGTCGTCGTCGAGGCCGTACGGCGTCCCGACGGCCGGGTCGCCGTCGCCGTCACCGACGGGTGCGGGGGGATCGCCGACGAGGACCTGGCCCGGGTCTTCGACCTCGGGTGGCGCGCCGACCCGGGCCGCAGCCCCGGGGACGCCGGGGCGGGGCTGGGGCTGGCCATCGCCCGAGGCGTCGCCGAGGCCCACGAGGGCTCCCTCGACGTCGTCAACGTCGACGGCGGCTGCCGGTTCGCGCTGGTGCTGCCGACGCGGACGAGCTGA
- a CDS encoding nucleotidyltransferase domain-containing protein, whose amino-acid sequence MRDPWEGRAADGTITTGVRADRVAPPYRPVLSAAVDAVRALDPSATLAVYGSVATGRARTPTSDVDLLTVGLPAADAAAVGRDLTGRFADRCREVAVAALPLAHLLDGSDAAYGDQVFLRHYVVVLSGPDPADGWPAFPADARAARGFNGDIAVHARRWRERLDGEPAAAAGRAVARKTLLAVAGLVSVHDTTWTTDRATAARRWAQLRPEQAAGLMRLLAWGEGEAGASRTEVERALDGVVDHVVDAFAREVGLWR is encoded by the coding sequence GTGCGCGATCCGTGGGAGGGCCGGGCGGCCGACGGCACGATCACGACGGGGGTGCGTGCCGACCGGGTCGCGCCGCCGTACCGCCCGGTGCTGAGCGCCGCCGTCGACGCGGTCCGGGCGCTCGACCCGTCGGCGACCCTCGCGGTCTACGGGTCGGTGGCGACCGGGCGGGCCCGCACCCCGACGTCCGACGTCGACCTGCTGACCGTCGGGCTGCCCGCCGCGGACGCCGCAGCCGTCGGGCGGGACCTGACCGGGCGCTTCGCGGACCGGTGCCGCGAGGTGGCGGTGGCGGCGCTCCCCCTGGCGCACCTGCTCGACGGGTCGGACGCGGCCTATGGCGACCAGGTGTTCCTGCGGCACTACGTGGTCGTGCTGTCGGGGCCCGACCCCGCCGACGGCTGGCCCGCCTTCCCCGCCGACGCGCGGGCCGCGCGCGGGTTCAACGGCGACATCGCCGTCCACGCGCGTCGCTGGCGTGAGCGGCTGGACGGCGAACCGGCCGCGGCGGCGGGGCGAGCGGTGGCGCGCAAGACGCTGCTGGCGGTGGCCGGGCTGGTCAGCGTCCACGACACGACCTGGACGACCGATCGGGCCACCGCCGCCCGGCGGTGGGCGCAGCTGCGCCCGGAGCAGGCGGCCGGGCTGATGCGGCTGCTCGCGTGGGGCGAGGGGGAGGCGGGGGCCTCGCGGACCGAGGTGGAGCGGGCGCTCGACGGGGTCGTCGACCACGTCGTCGACGCGTTCGCGCGCGAGGTCGGCCTGTGGCGGTGA
- a CDS encoding metalloregulator ArsR/SmtB family transcription factor, whose protein sequence is MAMTSSVAVRRPSPPRIPSEEPSAMAAAAAMFRSLGDPVRLLIVQHLLSGEHRVVDLTAHLGLAQSTVSAHLACLRDCGLVTARAEGRSSFYSLVHPELVELLRAAERLLAATGDAVVLCPTADGATGVSR, encoded by the coding sequence ATGGCGATGACATCGAGCGTGGCCGTACGGCGCCCCTCACCACCGCGGATCCCGTCGGAGGAGCCCTCCGCGATGGCGGCCGCCGCGGCGATGTTCCGCAGCCTGGGGGACCCCGTACGGCTGCTCATCGTGCAGCACCTGCTCTCCGGCGAGCACCGCGTCGTCGACCTCACCGCCCACCTCGGGCTCGCGCAGTCGACGGTCTCGGCCCACCTGGCCTGCCTGCGCGACTGCGGGCTCGTCACCGCCCGGGCCGAGGGCCGCTCGTCCTTCTACTCGCTCGTGCACCCCGAGCTCGTCGAGCTGCTCCGGGCGGCCGAGCGACTGCTCGCGGCGACGGGCGACGCGGTCGTGCTGTGCCCCACCGCGGACGGGGCGACGGGGGTGTCCCGATGA
- a CDS encoding ABC transporter substrate-binding protein, giving the protein MAAAPPPPSSPGRGPTARRAVAPVAALAAVAGIALAGLLGLGTTPPATASGSGSPAPVATASSTVDPALRARLPEQIRAAGVVRVATDVPYPPFEMFTSPGSTRMTGLDYDLGQAIGGVLGVRFVFGEQKFDGIVPAIQAGKYDVVMSAMTDTRQRQKVLDFVDYSASGSGILVAAGNPAGIRTLLDLCGRKVAVQSGSKQAAMLAGAQDPCTAAGRPKPVLAQYPKDTDAQLAIVSGAADADFMDKPAAGYVARTAGGGTRFEVVDDPAAPTGTDATPNGIGVSKALPGLAPLVRQALQRLIDDGTYGRILDAYGEKGIGIRTATINGGTS; this is encoded by the coding sequence ATGGCCGCAGCGCCGCCACCCCCGTCGTCCCCCGGGCGCGGTCCCACCGCCCGGCGCGCGGTCGCCCCGGTCGCCGCGCTCGCCGCGGTCGCCGGCATCGCCCTCGCCGGCCTGCTCGGCCTCGGGACGACGCCGCCGGCGACGGCGTCCGGTTCGGGCTCACCCGCACCCGTCGCGACCGCCTCGTCGACCGTCGACCCCGCGCTGCGGGCCCGGCTGCCCGAGCAGATCCGGGCGGCGGGCGTCGTCCGCGTCGCCACCGACGTGCCGTACCCGCCCTTCGAGATGTTCACCTCCCCGGGCAGCACGCGGATGACGGGCCTCGACTACGACCTGGGACAGGCCATCGGCGGGGTGCTCGGCGTGCGCTTCGTCTTCGGCGAGCAGAAGTTCGACGGCATCGTGCCCGCCATCCAGGCCGGGAAGTACGACGTCGTCATGTCGGCCATGACCGACACCCGCCAGCGCCAGAAGGTGCTCGACTTCGTCGACTACTCCGCCTCCGGGAGCGGCATCCTCGTGGCCGCCGGCAACCCCGCCGGCATCCGCACCCTGCTCGACCTGTGCGGCCGCAAGGTCGCCGTGCAGAGCGGGAGCAAGCAGGCGGCGATGCTCGCCGGTGCCCAGGACCCGTGCACCGCGGCGGGTCGGCCGAAGCCCGTCCTGGCGCAGTACCCGAAGGACACCGACGCCCAGCTCGCCATCGTCAGCGGCGCCGCGGACGCCGACTTCATGGACAAGCCGGCCGCCGGCTACGTGGCCCGGACCGCGGGCGGGGGGACCCGCTTCGAGGTCGTCGACGACCCGGCCGCACCGACCGGGACCGACGCGACACCCAACGGGATCGGCGTGTCCAAGGCGCTGCCGGGTCTCGCGCCGCTCGTCCGGCAGGCGCTGCAGCGGCTCATCGACGACGGCACCTACGGCCGCATCCTCGACGCCTACGGGGAGAAGGGGATCGGTATCCGCACGGCCACGATCAACGGAGGGACGAGCTGA
- a CDS encoding amino acid ABC transporter ATP-binding protein encodes MTAMVRAERVRKSFGPVEVLKGIDLEVERGQVLCLLGPSGSGKSTFLRCINHLERVDGGRLTVDGELVGYRRDGHRLRELTVRETSAQRARIGMVFQRFNLFPHLTALENVVEAPLRVHRRRRPEVVAEAHELLARVGLADKADLHPAALSGGQQQRVAIARALAMHPELMLFDEPTSALDPELVGDVLDVMRDLARDGMTMVVVTHEIGFAREVADRVVFMDDGVVVEQGPPDEVLTRPQHERTRAFLSKVL; translated from the coding sequence ATGACCGCCATGGTGCGAGCCGAGCGCGTCCGCAAGAGCTTCGGTCCCGTCGAGGTCCTCAAGGGCATCGACCTCGAGGTCGAGCGGGGTCAGGTGCTGTGCCTGCTCGGGCCGAGCGGCTCCGGCAAGTCGACCTTCCTGCGCTGCATCAACCACCTCGAGCGCGTCGACGGCGGTCGGCTCACCGTGGACGGCGAGCTGGTCGGCTACCGACGCGACGGTCACCGCCTGCGTGAGCTGACCGTCCGCGAGACCAGCGCGCAGCGCGCGCGCATCGGCATGGTCTTCCAGCGCTTCAACCTCTTCCCGCACCTGACCGCGCTGGAGAACGTCGTCGAGGCGCCGCTGCGGGTGCACCGCCGGCGTCGTCCCGAGGTCGTCGCCGAGGCCCACGAGCTGCTGGCCCGGGTCGGCCTCGCCGACAAGGCCGACCTGCACCCGGCGGCGCTGTCCGGCGGCCAGCAGCAGCGGGTCGCCATCGCCCGGGCCCTGGCCATGCACCCCGAGCTCATGCTCTTCGACGAGCCCACCTCGGCCCTCGACCCGGAGCTCGTCGGCGACGTCCTCGACGTCATGCGCGACCTGGCCCGCGACGGCATGACGATGGTCGTCGTCACGCACGAGATCGGCTTCGCCCGGGAGGTCGCGGACCGGGTGGTCTTCATGGACGACGGCGTCGTCGTCGAGCAGGGCCCGCCGGACGAGGTGCTGACCCGGCCGCAGCACGAGCGCACCCGCGCCTTCCTCTCGAAGGTGCTCTGA